The genomic interval CGGGGAAACTAGTCCAGCTGCTCTATCTGATTTAGGAATTGCCTATGTAATTATTGGACATTCAGAACGTCGAAACTATTTCCGTGAAACTGATGAGATGGTTAACTTGAAGGTTTTGGCGGCTTTACGAAATGGAATTAAGCCGATCATTGCTATTGATGAGGCACTACAAGTTACAGCACATAATGACCAAATGCATTGGGTGGTAAATGAAGTGATTGAAGCACTAAAAGGAGTGTCTGCCTCTGATGTGAAGGAAGTACTTTTTGCTTATGAGCCAACACAAGCAATTGGAAGTGGGCAAGCGATGGATGCGCCAGCGGCTCAAAAACATGTGGCTCTTATTCGTGAAGCAATTGCCGACATGTTTGACGATGAAGTTGCTGCAGCAGTCCGTATTATGTATGGCGGATCAGTTAAGCCAGCAAATGCCTATGATATCTTGAAACAACCTGATATTGATGGTGTATTAGTTGGGGACTCAGCATTAGATCCCAATAACTATGTTGAACTAGTCCAATTGGCTCATCAAGCCGGTGTATGGCAAGATTAGTAAGTTTTCAAATGAGTTTTCAAAAAAAATAACAACTGAAAGTGAAATCATATCCCATGAGTGTGAAATATGTTACAATGAGACACGTAAGGGTAATAACCTATTAAACTTTCTATATCGTAAGGAGAAGAAGAATGTCTGCAATTACTGATATTTACGCACGCGAAGTCCTTGACTCACGTGGAAACCCAACTGTTGAAGTTGAAGTGTACACTGAAGAAGGTGGATTCGGTCGTGGAATCGTTCCATCAGGTGCCTCAACTGGTGAACACGAAGCTGTTGAACTACGTGATGGTGATAAGGCTCGTTACAATGGTAAGGGTACTTTGAAGGCCGTTGAAAACGTAAACACAACTATCGCTAAGAAGTTGATTGGTATGGATGTTACTGATCAAGTTTTGTTGGACCAAACAATGATCGCATTGGATGGAACACCAACTAAGTCAAAGTTGGGAGCCAACGCTATCTTGGGTGTATCAATCGCCGCTGCACGTGCTGCTGCTGACGAATTGGGAACACCTTTGTACAACTACTTGGGTGGTTTCAACGCTAAGGTTATGCCAACACCAATGATGAACGTTATCAACGGTGGTGCGCACGCATCTAACTCAGTTGACTTCCAAGAATTCATGATCATGCCTGTTGGTGCAAAGTCAGTTACTGAAGCTGTTCGTATGGGTTCAGAAACTTTCCACGCCCTACAATCATTGTTGAAGGAAGCTGGACACTCAACTGCTGTTGGTGACGAAGGTGGATTCGCTCCTGACTTCGGATCAAACGCAGAACCTTTCGACTTCTTGTTGAAGGCTATCGAAAAGGCTGGTTACACTCCTGGTAAGGATATCGCCATCGCCGCTGACATCGCCTCATCAGAATTCTTTGATGCAGAACGTGAAATTTACGTCTTGGAAGGTGAACCTTCAAAGAAGGAATACACTACTGACGAATTCATCGACTACCTAGAAGCATTGGTAGACAAGTACCCAATCGTTTCAATCGAAGATCCTTTGGATGAAAACCAATGGGATGCTTGGGTTAAGTTGACTGATCGTTTGGGAAAGCGCGTTCAATTGGTTGGTGACGACTTCTTCGTTACTAACACTGAATACCTAAAGAAGGG from Weissella ceti carries:
- the tpiA gene encoding triose-phosphate isomerase, with amino-acid sequence MRRKIVMANWKMNKLPSEATSYIADVGSRVSAYTDVDKVLAGQDVLLEKMVDAAKDTSIVIGAENMYWKERGAYTGETSPAALSDLGIAYVIIGHSERRNYFRETDEMVNLKVLAALRNGIKPIIAIDEALQVTAHNDQMHWVVNEVIEALKGVSASDVKEVLFAYEPTQAIGSGQAMDAPAAQKHVALIREAIADMFDDEVAAAVRIMYGGSVKPANAYDILKQPDIDGVLVGDSALDPNNYVELVQLAHQAGVWQD
- the eno gene encoding phosphopyruvate hydratase, with product MSAITDIYAREVLDSRGNPTVEVEVYTEEGGFGRGIVPSGASTGEHEAVELRDGDKARYNGKGTLKAVENVNTTIAKKLIGMDVTDQVLLDQTMIALDGTPTKSKLGANAILGVSIAAARAAADELGTPLYNYLGGFNAKVMPTPMMNVINGGAHASNSVDFQEFMIMPVGAKSVTEAVRMGSETFHALQSLLKEAGHSTAVGDEGGFAPDFGSNAEPFDFLLKAIEKAGYTPGKDIAIAADIASSEFFDAEREIYVLEGEPSKKEYTTDEFIDYLEALVDKYPIVSIEDPLDENQWDAWVKLTDRLGKRVQLVGDDFFVTNTEYLKKGIDMGAANSILIKVNQIGTLTETLEAIEMAKEAGYTAIVSHRSGETEDTTISDLVVATNAGQIKTGSLSRTDRIAKYNQLMRIEDLLGDKVAKYNGINSFYNIDNDARSAVTGWEA